A part of Bubalus bubalis isolate 160015118507 breed Murrah chromosome 6, NDDB_SH_1, whole genome shotgun sequence genomic DNA contains:
- the PABPC4 gene encoding polyadenylate-binding protein 4 isoform X6, which yields MNAAASSYPMASLYVGDLHSDVTEAMLYEKFSPAGPVLSIRVCRDMITRRSLGYAYVNFQQPADAERALDTMNFDVIKGKPIRIMWSQRDPSLRKSGVGNVFIKNLDKSIDNKALYDTFSAFGNILSCKVVCDENGSKGYAFVHFETQEAADKAIEKMNGMLLNDRKVFVGRFKSRKEREAELGAKAKEFTNVYIKNFGEEVDDENLKELFSQFGKTLSVKVMRDPSGKSKGFGFVSYEKHEDANKAVEEMNGKEITGKVIFVGRAQKKVERQAELKRKFEQLKQERISRYQGVNLYIKNLDDTIDDEKLRKEFSPFGSITSAKVMLEDGRSKGFGFVCFSSPEEATKAVTEMNGRIVGSKPLYVALAQRKEERKAHLTNQYMQRVAGMRALPANAILNQFQPAAGGYFVPAVPQAQGRPPYYTPNQLAQMRPNPRWQQGFQGMPSAIRQSGPRPALRHLAPTGNAPASRGLPTTAQRVGVPTAVQNLAPRAAVAAAAPRAVAPYKYASSVRSPHPAIQPLQAPQPAVHVQGQEPLTASMLAAAPPQEQKQMLGERLFPLIQTMHSNLAGKITGMLLEIDNSELLHMLESPESLRSKVDEAVAVLQAHHAKKEAAQKVGAVAAATS from the exons atgaACGCTGCGGCCAGCAGCTACCCCATGGCCTCCCTGTACGTGGGTGACCTGCACTCGGACGTCACCGAGGCCATGCTGTACGAAAAGTTCAGTCCTGCGGGGCCTGTGCTGTCCATCCGGGTCTGCCGCGATATGATCACCCGCCGCTCCCTGGGTTATGCCTACGTCAACTTCCAGCAGCCGGCTGACG CTGAGCGGGCCTTGGACACCATGAACTTTGATGTAATTAAGGGAAAGCCGATCCGGATCATGTGGTCTCAGAGGGATCCGTCTCTGAGAAAATCTGGTGTGGGAAACGTCTTTATCAAGAACCTGGACAAATCTATAGATAACAAGGCACTTTATGATACTTTTTCTGCTTTTGGGAACATTCTGTCCTGCAAG GTGGTGTGTGATGAGAACGGCTCTAAGGGTTATGCCTTTGTCCACTTCGAGACCCAGGAGGCTGCCGACAAGGCCATCGAGAAGATGAACGGCATGCTCCTCAATGACCGCAAAGT GTTTGTGGGCAGATTCAAGTCTCGAAAAGAGCGGGAAGCCGAACTTGGAGCCAAAGCCAAGGAATTCACCAATGTTTACATCAAAAACTTTGGGGAAGAGGTTGATGATGAGAATCTGAAAGAGCTATTTAGCCAGTTTG GTAAGACCCTAAGTGTCAAGGTGATGAGAGATCCCAGTGGGAAATCCAAAGGCTTTGGCTTTGTGAGTTACGAAAAACACGAGGATGCCAATAAG GCTGTGGaagagatgaatggaaaagaaatcacTGGGAAGGTCATTTTCGTTGGCCGTGCACAGAAGAAAGTGGAGCGGCAGGCCGAGTTAAAGCGAAAATTTGAACAGCTGAAGCAGGAGAGGATTAGTCGCTATCAG GGGGTGAATCTCTACATTAAGAACTTGGATGACACCATCGATGACGAGAAGTTAAGGAAAGAGTTTTCTCCTTTTGGATCAATCACCAGTGCTAAG GTGATGCTGGAGGATGGGAGAAGCAAAGGATTTGGCTTTGTCTGCTTCTCATCCCCTGAAGAGGCAACCAAAGCAGTCACGGAGATGAATGGACGCATCGTGGGCTCCAAGCCACTTTATGTCGCTCTGGcccagagaaaggaggagagaaaggctCACCTGACCAACCAATATATGCAGCGGGTGGCCGGGATGAGGGCACTGCCTGCCAACGCCATCTTAAATCAGTTCCAGCCTGCAGCTGGGGGCTACTTTGTGCCAGCAGTTCCACAG GCTCAGGGAAGACCACCATATTACACACCTAACCAGTTAGCACAGATGAGGCCTAATCCACGCTGGCAGCAAG GCTTCCAAGGAATGCCAAGTGCTATACGCCAGTCTGGGCCTCGTCCAGCTCTTCGCCATCTGGCTCCAACTGGTAATGCTCCGGCCTCTCGCGGCCTCCCTACTACCGCTCAGAGAGTCG GTGTTCCCACAGCTGTGCAGAACTTAGCGCCTCGTgccgctgttgctgctgctgctcctcggGCTGTTGCACCTTACAAATATGCCTCCAGCGTCCGCAGTCCTCACCCGGCCATCCAGCCCCTGCAG GCACCCCAGCCTGCGGTCCACGTGCAGGGGCAGGAGCCACTGACCGCCTCCATGCTGGCTGCAGCACCCCCCCAGGAGCAGAAGCAGATGCTGG GTGAACGTCTGTTCCCACTCATCCAGACGATGCACTCGAACCTGGCTGGGAAGATAACTGGGATGCTGCTGGAGATCGACAACTCAGAGCTGCTGCACATGCTGGAGTCCCCCGAGTCTCTCCGCTCCAAG GTGGATGAGGCTGTGGCGGTCCTTCAGGCTCATCATGCCAAGAAAGAAGCTGCTCAGAAGGTGGgcgctgttgctgctgctacctCTTAG
- the PABPC4 gene encoding polyadenylate-binding protein 4 isoform X5, whose product MNAAASSYPMASLYVGDLHSDVTEAMLYEKFSPAGPVLSIRVCRDMITRRSLGYAYVNFQQPADAERALDTMNFDVIKGKPIRIMWSQRDPSLRKSGVGNVFIKNLDKSIDNKALYDTFSAFGNILSCKVVCDENGSKGYAFVHFETQEAADKAIEKMNGMLLNDRKVFVGRFKSRKEREAELGAKAKEFTNVYIKNFGEEVDDENLKELFSQFGKTLSVKVMRDPSGKSKGFGFVSYEKHEDANKAVEEMNGKEITGKVIFVGRAQKKVERQAELKRKFEQLKQERISRYQGVNLYIKNLDDTIDDEKLRKEFSPFGSITSAKVMLEDGRSKGFGFVCFSSPEEATKAVTEMNGRIVGSKPLYVALAQRKEERKAHLTNQYMQRVAGMRALPANAILNQFQPAAGGYFVPAVPQAQGRPPYYTPNQLAQMRPNPRWQQGGRPQGFQGMPSAIRQSGPRPALRHLAPTGNAPASRGLPTTAQRVGVPTAVQNLAPRAAVAAAAPRAVAPYKYASSVRSPHPAIQPLQAPQPAVHVQGQEPLTASMLAAAPPQEQKQMLGERLFPLIQTMHSNLAGKITGMLLEIDNSELLHMLESPESLRSKVDEAVAVLQAHHAKKEAAQKVGAVAAATS is encoded by the exons atgaACGCTGCGGCCAGCAGCTACCCCATGGCCTCCCTGTACGTGGGTGACCTGCACTCGGACGTCACCGAGGCCATGCTGTACGAAAAGTTCAGTCCTGCGGGGCCTGTGCTGTCCATCCGGGTCTGCCGCGATATGATCACCCGCCGCTCCCTGGGTTATGCCTACGTCAACTTCCAGCAGCCGGCTGACG CTGAGCGGGCCTTGGACACCATGAACTTTGATGTAATTAAGGGAAAGCCGATCCGGATCATGTGGTCTCAGAGGGATCCGTCTCTGAGAAAATCTGGTGTGGGAAACGTCTTTATCAAGAACCTGGACAAATCTATAGATAACAAGGCACTTTATGATACTTTTTCTGCTTTTGGGAACATTCTGTCCTGCAAG GTGGTGTGTGATGAGAACGGCTCTAAGGGTTATGCCTTTGTCCACTTCGAGACCCAGGAGGCTGCCGACAAGGCCATCGAGAAGATGAACGGCATGCTCCTCAATGACCGCAAAGT GTTTGTGGGCAGATTCAAGTCTCGAAAAGAGCGGGAAGCCGAACTTGGAGCCAAAGCCAAGGAATTCACCAATGTTTACATCAAAAACTTTGGGGAAGAGGTTGATGATGAGAATCTGAAAGAGCTATTTAGCCAGTTTG GTAAGACCCTAAGTGTCAAGGTGATGAGAGATCCCAGTGGGAAATCCAAAGGCTTTGGCTTTGTGAGTTACGAAAAACACGAGGATGCCAATAAG GCTGTGGaagagatgaatggaaaagaaatcacTGGGAAGGTCATTTTCGTTGGCCGTGCACAGAAGAAAGTGGAGCGGCAGGCCGAGTTAAAGCGAAAATTTGAACAGCTGAAGCAGGAGAGGATTAGTCGCTATCAG GGGGTGAATCTCTACATTAAGAACTTGGATGACACCATCGATGACGAGAAGTTAAGGAAAGAGTTTTCTCCTTTTGGATCAATCACCAGTGCTAAG GTGATGCTGGAGGATGGGAGAAGCAAAGGATTTGGCTTTGTCTGCTTCTCATCCCCTGAAGAGGCAACCAAAGCAGTCACGGAGATGAATGGACGCATCGTGGGCTCCAAGCCACTTTATGTCGCTCTGGcccagagaaaggaggagagaaaggctCACCTGACCAACCAATATATGCAGCGGGTGGCCGGGATGAGGGCACTGCCTGCCAACGCCATCTTAAATCAGTTCCAGCCTGCAGCTGGGGGCTACTTTGTGCCAGCAGTTCCACAG GCTCAGGGAAGACCACCATATTACACACCTAACCAGTTAGCACAGATGAGGCCTAATCCACGCTGGCAGCAAGGTGGGAGACCTCAAG GCTTCCAAGGAATGCCAAGTGCTATACGCCAGTCTGGGCCTCGTCCAGCTCTTCGCCATCTGGCTCCAACTGGTAATGCTCCGGCCTCTCGCGGCCTCCCTACTACCGCTCAGAGAGTCG GTGTTCCCACAGCTGTGCAGAACTTAGCGCCTCGTgccgctgttgctgctgctgctcctcggGCTGTTGCACCTTACAAATATGCCTCCAGCGTCCGCAGTCCTCACCCGGCCATCCAGCCCCTGCAG GCACCCCAGCCTGCGGTCCACGTGCAGGGGCAGGAGCCACTGACCGCCTCCATGCTGGCTGCAGCACCCCCCCAGGAGCAGAAGCAGATGCTGG GTGAACGTCTGTTCCCACTCATCCAGACGATGCACTCGAACCTGGCTGGGAAGATAACTGGGATGCTGCTGGAGATCGACAACTCAGAGCTGCTGCACATGCTGGAGTCCCCCGAGTCTCTCCGCTCCAAG GTGGATGAGGCTGTGGCGGTCCTTCAGGCTCATCATGCCAAGAAAGAAGCTGCTCAGAAGGTGGgcgctgttgctgctgctacctCTTAG
- the PABPC4 gene encoding polyadenylate-binding protein 4 isoform X3, with product MNAAASSYPMASLYVGDLHSDVTEAMLYEKFSPAGPVLSIRVCRDMITRRSLGYAYVNFQQPADAERALDTMNFDVIKGKPIRIMWSQRDPSLRKSGVGNVFIKNLDKSIDNKALYDTFSAFGNILSCKVVCDENGSKGYAFVHFETQEAADKAIEKMNGMLLNDRKVFVGRFKSRKEREAELGAKAKEFTNVYIKNFGEEVDDENLKELFSQFGKTLSVKVMRDPSGKSKGFGFVSYEKHEDANKAVEEMNGKEITGKVIFVGRAQKKVERQAELKRKFEQLKQERISRYQGVNLYIKNLDDTIDDEKLRKEFSPFGSITSAKVMLEDGRSKGFGFVCFSSPEEATKAVTEMNGRIVGSKPLYVALAQRKEERKAHLTNQYMQRVAGMRALPANAILNQFQPAAGGYFVPAVPQAQGRPPYYTPNQLAQMRPNPRWQQGGRPQGFQGMPSAIRQSGPRPALRHLAPTGSECPDRLAMDFGGAGAAQQGLTDSCQSGGVPTAVQNLAPRAAVAAAAPRAVAPYKYASSVRSPHPAIQPLQAPQPAVHVQGQEPLTASMLAAAPPQEQKQMLGERLFPLIQTMHSNLAGKITGMLLEIDNSELLHMLESPESLRSKVDEAVAVLQAHHAKKEAAQKVGAVAAATS from the exons atgaACGCTGCGGCCAGCAGCTACCCCATGGCCTCCCTGTACGTGGGTGACCTGCACTCGGACGTCACCGAGGCCATGCTGTACGAAAAGTTCAGTCCTGCGGGGCCTGTGCTGTCCATCCGGGTCTGCCGCGATATGATCACCCGCCGCTCCCTGGGTTATGCCTACGTCAACTTCCAGCAGCCGGCTGACG CTGAGCGGGCCTTGGACACCATGAACTTTGATGTAATTAAGGGAAAGCCGATCCGGATCATGTGGTCTCAGAGGGATCCGTCTCTGAGAAAATCTGGTGTGGGAAACGTCTTTATCAAGAACCTGGACAAATCTATAGATAACAAGGCACTTTATGATACTTTTTCTGCTTTTGGGAACATTCTGTCCTGCAAG GTGGTGTGTGATGAGAACGGCTCTAAGGGTTATGCCTTTGTCCACTTCGAGACCCAGGAGGCTGCCGACAAGGCCATCGAGAAGATGAACGGCATGCTCCTCAATGACCGCAAAGT GTTTGTGGGCAGATTCAAGTCTCGAAAAGAGCGGGAAGCCGAACTTGGAGCCAAAGCCAAGGAATTCACCAATGTTTACATCAAAAACTTTGGGGAAGAGGTTGATGATGAGAATCTGAAAGAGCTATTTAGCCAGTTTG GTAAGACCCTAAGTGTCAAGGTGATGAGAGATCCCAGTGGGAAATCCAAAGGCTTTGGCTTTGTGAGTTACGAAAAACACGAGGATGCCAATAAG GCTGTGGaagagatgaatggaaaagaaatcacTGGGAAGGTCATTTTCGTTGGCCGTGCACAGAAGAAAGTGGAGCGGCAGGCCGAGTTAAAGCGAAAATTTGAACAGCTGAAGCAGGAGAGGATTAGTCGCTATCAG GGGGTGAATCTCTACATTAAGAACTTGGATGACACCATCGATGACGAGAAGTTAAGGAAAGAGTTTTCTCCTTTTGGATCAATCACCAGTGCTAAG GTGATGCTGGAGGATGGGAGAAGCAAAGGATTTGGCTTTGTCTGCTTCTCATCCCCTGAAGAGGCAACCAAAGCAGTCACGGAGATGAATGGACGCATCGTGGGCTCCAAGCCACTTTATGTCGCTCTGGcccagagaaaggaggagagaaaggctCACCTGACCAACCAATATATGCAGCGGGTGGCCGGGATGAGGGCACTGCCTGCCAACGCCATCTTAAATCAGTTCCAGCCTGCAGCTGGGGGCTACTTTGTGCCAGCAGTTCCACAG GCTCAGGGAAGACCACCATATTACACACCTAACCAGTTAGCACAGATGAGGCCTAATCCACGCTGGCAGCAAGGTGGGAGACCTCAAG GCTTCCAAGGAATGCCAAGTGCTATACGCCAGTCTGGGCCTCGTCCAGCTCTTCGCCATCTGGCTCCAACTG GGTCTGAGTGCCCGGACCGCTTGGCTATGGACTTTGGTGGGGCTGGTGCCGCCCAGCAAGGGCTGACTGACAGCTGCCAGTCTGGAG GTGTTCCCACAGCTGTGCAGAACTTAGCGCCTCGTgccgctgttgctgctgctgctcctcggGCTGTTGCACCTTACAAATATGCCTCCAGCGTCCGCAGTCCTCACCCGGCCATCCAGCCCCTGCAG GCACCCCAGCCTGCGGTCCACGTGCAGGGGCAGGAGCCACTGACCGCCTCCATGCTGGCTGCAGCACCCCCCCAGGAGCAGAAGCAGATGCTGG GTGAACGTCTGTTCCCACTCATCCAGACGATGCACTCGAACCTGGCTGGGAAGATAACTGGGATGCTGCTGGAGATCGACAACTCAGAGCTGCTGCACATGCTGGAGTCCCCCGAGTCTCTCCGCTCCAAG GTGGATGAGGCTGTGGCGGTCCTTCAGGCTCATCATGCCAAGAAAGAAGCTGCTCAGAAGGTGGgcgctgttgctgctgctacctCTTAG
- the PABPC4 gene encoding polyadenylate-binding protein 4 isoform X9, translated as MNAAASSYPMASLYVGDLHSDVTEAMLYEKFSPAGPVLSIRVCRDMITRRSLGYAYVNFQQPADAERALDTMNFDVIKGKPIRIMWSQRDPSLRKSGVGNVFIKNLDKSIDNKALYDTFSAFGNILSCKVVCDENGSKGYAFVHFETQEAADKAIEKMNGMLLNDRKVFVGRFKSRKEREAELGAKAKEFTNVYIKNFGEEVDDENLKELFSQFGCGRDEWKRNHWEGHFRWPCTEESGAAGRVKAKI; from the exons atgaACGCTGCGGCCAGCAGCTACCCCATGGCCTCCCTGTACGTGGGTGACCTGCACTCGGACGTCACCGAGGCCATGCTGTACGAAAAGTTCAGTCCTGCGGGGCCTGTGCTGTCCATCCGGGTCTGCCGCGATATGATCACCCGCCGCTCCCTGGGTTATGCCTACGTCAACTTCCAGCAGCCGGCTGACG CTGAGCGGGCCTTGGACACCATGAACTTTGATGTAATTAAGGGAAAGCCGATCCGGATCATGTGGTCTCAGAGGGATCCGTCTCTGAGAAAATCTGGTGTGGGAAACGTCTTTATCAAGAACCTGGACAAATCTATAGATAACAAGGCACTTTATGATACTTTTTCTGCTTTTGGGAACATTCTGTCCTGCAAG GTGGTGTGTGATGAGAACGGCTCTAAGGGTTATGCCTTTGTCCACTTCGAGACCCAGGAGGCTGCCGACAAGGCCATCGAGAAGATGAACGGCATGCTCCTCAATGACCGCAAAGT GTTTGTGGGCAGATTCAAGTCTCGAAAAGAGCGGGAAGCCGAACTTGGAGCCAAAGCCAAGGAATTCACCAATGTTTACATCAAAAACTTTGGGGAAGAGGTTGATGATGAGAATCTGAAAGAGCTATTTAGCCAGTTTG GCTGTGGaagagatgaatggaaaagaaatcacTGGGAAGGTCATTTTCGTTGGCCGTGCACAGAAGAAAGTGGAGCGGCAGGCCGAGTTAAAGCGAAAATTTGA